Proteins encoded by one window of Chroicocephalus ridibundus unplaced genomic scaffold, bChrRid1.1 SCAFFOLD_54, whole genome shotgun sequence:
- the BCAP31 gene encoding B-cell receptor-associated protein 31 isoform X2: protein MSLQWTAVATFLYAEVFLVLLLCVPFVSPARWQKIFKSRLVGLAVAYGNTVFVVLIVILVLLLFDALRETRKYDVTDRVALQSSPGALEHFHMKLFRAQRNLYLAGFALLLSFLLRRLVTLISQQAVLGASSEAFRKQAEGASQAARRYMEDNDVLRKLQEAGGDGGGASPSQDENEKLKAKVEKLKEELAASKRTLEKAENEVQAMRRQAEGLTREYDRLLDQHARLQAAHDGPRDKKEE, encoded by the exons ATGAGCCTGCAGTGGACGGCGGTCGCCACCTTCCTCTACGCCGAGGTCTTCCTCGTCCTCCTGCTCTGCGTCCCCTTCGTCTCGCCGGCCAG ATGGCAGAAGATCTTCAAGTCGCGCCTGGTGGGCCTGGCCGTGGCTTATGGCAACACCGTCTTTGTCGTCCTCATCGTCATCCTCGTCCTGCTGCTCTTCG ACGCCCTGCGGGAAACCCGTAAGTACGACGTGACGGACCGGGtggccctgcagagcagccccggCGCCCTCGAGCATTTCCACATGAAACTCTTCCGGGCTCAGCGTAACCTCTACTTGGCCGGCTtcgccctcctcctctcctt ccTCCTGCGCCGCCTGGTCACCCTCATCTCGCAGCAGGCCGTGCTGGGCGCCTCCAGCGAGGCCTTCCGCAAGCAGGCGGAAGGTGCCAGCCAGGCCGCCCGCCGCTACATGGAGGACAACGACGTCCTGCGGAAG ctgcaggaggcagggggggacgggggaggcgcGTCCCCCTCCCAGGACGAGAACGAGAAGCTCAAGGCCAAggtggagaagctgaaggaggagCTGGCGGCCAGCAAGCGCA CCCTGGAGAAGGCGGAGAACGAGGTGCAGGCCATGCGGCGCCAGGCCGAGGGGCTGACGCGGGAGTACGACCGGCTGCTGGACCAGCACGCCCGCCTGCAG GCCGCCCACGATGGACCCCGTGACAAGAAGGAGGAGTGA
- the BCAP31 gene encoding B-cell receptor-associated protein 31 isoform X1 produces MSLQWTAVATFLYAEVFLVLLLCVPFVSPARWQKIFKSRLVGLAVAYGNTVFVVLIVILVLLLFDALRETRKYDVTDRVALQSSPGALEHFHMKLFRAQRNLYLAGFALLLSFLLRRLVTLISQQAVLGASSEAFRKQAEGASQAARRYMEDNDVLRKQLQEAGGDGGGASPSQDENEKLKAKVEKLKEELAASKRTLEKAENEVQAMRRQAEGLTREYDRLLDQHARLQAAHDGPRDKKEE; encoded by the exons ATGAGCCTGCAGTGGACGGCGGTCGCCACCTTCCTCTACGCCGAGGTCTTCCTCGTCCTCCTGCTCTGCGTCCCCTTCGTCTCGCCGGCCAG ATGGCAGAAGATCTTCAAGTCGCGCCTGGTGGGCCTGGCCGTGGCTTATGGCAACACCGTCTTTGTCGTCCTCATCGTCATCCTCGTCCTGCTGCTCTTCG ACGCCCTGCGGGAAACCCGTAAGTACGACGTGACGGACCGGGtggccctgcagagcagccccggCGCCCTCGAGCATTTCCACATGAAACTCTTCCGGGCTCAGCGTAACCTCTACTTGGCCGGCTtcgccctcctcctctcctt ccTCCTGCGCCGCCTGGTCACCCTCATCTCGCAGCAGGCCGTGCTGGGCGCCTCCAGCGAGGCCTTCCGCAAGCAGGCGGAAGGTGCCAGCCAGGCCGCCCGCCGCTACATGGAGGACAACGACGTCCTGCGGAAG cagctgcaggaggcagggggggacgggggaggcgcGTCCCCCTCCCAGGACGAGAACGAGAAGCTCAAGGCCAAggtggagaagctgaaggaggagCTGGCGGCCAGCAAGCGCA CCCTGGAGAAGGCGGAGAACGAGGTGCAGGCCATGCGGCGCCAGGCCGAGGGGCTGACGCGGGAGTACGACCGGCTGCTGGACCAGCACGCCCGCCTGCAG GCCGCCCACGATGGACCCCGTGACAAGAAGGAGGAGTGA
- the BCAP31 gene encoding B-cell receptor-associated protein 31 isoform X3, with the protein MSLQWTAVATFLYAEVFLVLLLCVPFVSPARWQKIFKSRLVGLAVAYGNTVFVVLIVILVLLLFDALRETRKYDVTDRVALQSSPGALEHFHMKLFRAQRNLYLAGFALLLSFLLRRLVTLISQQAVLGASSEAFRKQAEGASQAARRYMEDNDVLRKQLQEAGGDGGGASPSQDENEKLKAKVEKLKEELAASKRSTEPPWRRRRTRCRPCGARPRG; encoded by the exons ATGAGCCTGCAGTGGACGGCGGTCGCCACCTTCCTCTACGCCGAGGTCTTCCTCGTCCTCCTGCTCTGCGTCCCCTTCGTCTCGCCGGCCAG ATGGCAGAAGATCTTCAAGTCGCGCCTGGTGGGCCTGGCCGTGGCTTATGGCAACACCGTCTTTGTCGTCCTCATCGTCATCCTCGTCCTGCTGCTCTTCG ACGCCCTGCGGGAAACCCGTAAGTACGACGTGACGGACCGGGtggccctgcagagcagccccggCGCCCTCGAGCATTTCCACATGAAACTCTTCCGGGCTCAGCGTAACCTCTACTTGGCCGGCTtcgccctcctcctctcctt ccTCCTGCGCCGCCTGGTCACCCTCATCTCGCAGCAGGCCGTGCTGGGCGCCTCCAGCGAGGCCTTCCGCAAGCAGGCGGAAGGTGCCAGCCAGGCCGCCCGCCGCTACATGGAGGACAACGACGTCCTGCGGAAG cagctgcaggaggcagggggggacgggggaggcgcGTCCCCCTCCCAGGACGAGAACGAGAAGCTCAAGGCCAAggtggagaagctgaaggaggagCTGGCGGCCAGCAAGCGCAGTACGGAGCCG CCCTGGAGAAGGCGGAGAACGAGGTGCAGGCCATGCGGCGCCAGGCCGAGGGGCTGA